AATCAGCTCGCGTCCAGTATCCGTGCTGGCTTTACCCACGCCTTGAGGCGTGAAGTGCTGACCCATCTGGAACAGCCCCATTCCCGCGCCCTCTATCGTCTGGCCGAGGCCCACCGCTATGCAGATGACGGCACCATGCTGCGCACCCTGAGTGTGCCCTTGATGGACTGGCGAGAGGCGTGCGGCATCCGCGAGGAGCGGGCCAGCAAGGTGATGCGCGCCCTGGACACAGCCCATGAGGAACTCGCGGCTGCGGGTTACCTCACAGATATTCAGGTGGTGGGTCGGGGCCAGAATCAGCGCCTGGACTACGTCTTCAGACAGGAGAATGAACCTGATCCTGCGCTGGTCCGTCTGCTACGCGAGTACCGTATTGGCGGTCCACGGGCGGTTCAGCTCGCCACGGAATTTCCGCAGCGCGTCGAGGCGGCCGTCAGGTATTACGACCATGTCAAAGCTCAGGGCAAAATCATTCGAAATCCACCTGGCTTCATCGCTGACATCATTGCCGACTCCGAGAAGTACGAGTTGCCCAGCACTCTTCCTGATTCACACAATCCCGAGAAATCGCGGGAGGCCCAAAAAGTCCGCATTCTTCAAAGCGAGAACGAGGCCCATGAACAGTACGAGACCCGTCTGGCTGAGCAGCTGGCGCTCGCCCCTAAAGACCAGTGGAAGGAGGTGGGGGCCACCTTGCTGCTCCTCCTCAAAAAGCCCCTTTCTACTGATGAACTGAAGCTGCTGCAGGAGCGGTGCCGTTCTGGGGAAATGCAGGCCGCGCGTCTCGCCCACGAAGCGACGCGGGCGGCCGCAACGTTTGAAATGCAAGACTTCGTGGTCAAGCTCAAAGCCCAGCTCAAGACTTAGGGCATGTGCTCATGGCACTCTGCAGGGAAAGATCAGAAGGGTGGAGGCGGGAAGCGAACGACGAAGCTCTGACCGGTCCCTTCCTCGCCATACCTCTGAATCTTGTGCAGCACCAGGGACAGATCGCCAGACTCCAACTCATAGGGGCCTTCGCTGGCGTGCGACAGAATGAAGCACCAAGCCGGACTCTGCGGGAGAACGGCCTCCAGGAAATGCCGTAAGGCTACCCAGGCCCTGTTCTCTTCGTTCAGAGGACCATGCCTATTGAGGAGTTCAAGAGCGCTGAGATGACACAGGGGTATCGGCTGACCGCACGCGGTCACGTCCTGAAGCCAGGGAAGAAAGAAAGGGGGGATGTCTGGCGCCTGCCGAAAGGTGAAGGCGGGATCGATCCCAAATGCTTCACTGGGAATCACGAATGTTTCTGAACCCCAGTGGCGAATGTCTGGTGGGAACCGAAAGCGTTCTGCTGCCTCGGCAGGGAGGATCAGGTCAAGGTCGCCATGCACGCTCTGAGTGTCGCGCATGACCCATGAGCACACACCCTAGGCATTCCGGATTCACCGATTTCAGTGATCCGGTTGTGGCAAGTTGTCTTGGTAGGGTGGCGCGGGTTGAGTGGTCAGAAGCTTTCCGGCTCCCGGTTTCCCCTTGCAGTCATCGGCTATGCCGCAAACGCTCTATCACCGCTTCACCCTCAGCTCCCGGGACATCGAAGACCTGCTGTTGGAACGGGGTGTGGCCGTGACCCGAAAGTCCGTACGCACGTGGTGCATGAAGTTCAGTGACCGCTTCGCTCAAGGGCTCCGGCACCGGGAGGGGACGCCGGGGTTCGGGGTGGCACCTTGACGAAATGTGGGTGGACGTCGGCGGGGTAGGGCACTGGCTCTGGCGGGCCGTGGATGAACACGGCGCGGTGCTGGACGTCTTCTTGCAGAAACACCGTGACACCGAGGCCGCCAGATCATTCTTCCGACGACGACTCGGGGAGGGGCGACGTGCCGGACGTCATCCACACCGACTTAACTTTGGGGAACAGTTACATTCAGCTGCACCATGTGTTTTCTGCACTACGCAGATAAGAGGGCGGTCTCCAACCCCACTCCTCCGCCTCCGCGCCAGCTTGAGCAAGGCAAAAAGAGAGGACCCTACGATTCCCCTTGAGTCATCGAGCCGACACGCTCATGCCCCCACCGAGTGAAGGCAACACCCTCAGGAGAGACAGATCGCCATGGCCGCGTCCAAGGACAACTTCGCCCTGTGCGACGCTGTGAACACTGTCTCGCCAGGACCTTCGGGATCCGTCGGGAGACGGTCCCCAGTCCCCTAGACCCGCGTCCACCCGATGACGTGTTGAAGGTGATTCTTATCGATTACACCACAACTTCGCATTGCTCGTTACCGAGCCGCAGCCCCTTTGATTCCTTCCGTGTTCCCAATCGTGTAATGGAGCCCAGTGTGACTCTAGCTGGGAGGGAAAGCTGCTTTCCTCCTCACTCGTAAAACTGCGGCAGCTTGTTCAGCCCGGTCCACTGCGCCTGGTCATGCCCAAAAATGACCAGCCCGATCTGCTCGCGTTCCGCGAGATCCAGCAACTTGAGGGTGCTGGCACGGGTTGCTTCGGCGTCCGGGTTGCTTGCGTCCTCCTGTCCGTTACGGGTAAAGCCTGCAGCAAAGGGGACCGCGTCGATTGTCAGTAACACCGTCCCTGTTCTGGGCAGCCGAACGAGCACCGATTGATGGCCCGGCACATGGCCGCTTGTCTCAATCAGTGTCAGCCCGGGGAGCAGTTCCGTATCCCCATCCACCAGCCGAATGCGCTCCATCGGCTGATCCCATTGCGCCCGAAGGGCCGCGAAACGTGGATTGCTCGCCGCGTCCTCGTGGTGAACACGTTGAACCACGTACTGCGCCCTGGTGAACGCGGCGTGTCTTCCGGCATGGTCGATGTCGTAATGCGTCGAAATGACGGTATCGATGTCTTCCGGTGCCAGGCCAATGCTCGCCAGCTGCTCAATGACGTCCTGCCCATTCTCGAAGTCCGAGGCTTCTTCAGGGATGGCTTCTGGGAGGCCACTATCAATCAGGATATTTTTGCCGTCCTCCGTCTGGACCAGAGCGCAAACGATCGGAATCTGGTAGTCCGGCATGATCCCAACTTGCATCAGATAAAGACGCTTC
The Deinococcus humi genome window above contains:
- a CDS encoding N-acyl homoserine lactonase family protein, whose translation is MSHNGVKRLYLMQVGIMPDYQIPIVCALVQTEDGKNILIDSGLPEAIPEEASDFENGQDVIEQLASIGLAPEDIDTVISTHYDIDHAGRHAAFTRAQYVVQRVHHEDAASNPRFAALRAQWDQPMERIRLVDGDTELLPGLTLIETSGHVPGHQSVLVRLPRTGTVLLTIDAVPFAAGFTRNGQEDASNPDAEATRASTLKLLDLAEREQIGLVIFGHDQAQWTGLNKLPQFYE
- a CDS encoding replication initiator protein A, coding for MYRKKPPQLLPLLTERNLDRLGFFSIQTRLSAEPTWHSHFQVGGRTVEVHGEGTRGRPHGADTDIMLGLEQLFVAQGSPEDNWIHTTPNALREAAMMTKNGRAFRRIREGLLRIWAAGFIVREGWVDPTGRPVRFNAAFRLFEELRYWDMETSDLPELLPDARLSVRLSNQLASSIRAGFTHALRREVLTHLEQPHSRALYRLAEAHRYADDGTMLRTLSVPLMDWREACGIREERASKVMRALDTAHEELAAAGYLTDIQVVGRGQNQRLDYVFRQENEPDPALVRLLREYRIGGPRAVQLATEFPQRVEAAVRYYDHVKAQGKIIRNPPGFIADIIADSEKYELPSTLPDSHNPEKSREAQKVRILQSENEAHEQYETRLAEQLALAPKDQWKEVGATLLLLLKKPLSTDELKLLQERCRSGEMQAARLAHEATRAAATFEMQDFVVKLKAQLKT